A genomic segment from Leptospira fainei serovar Hurstbridge str. BUT 6 encodes:
- a CDS encoding TonB-dependent receptor plug domain-containing protein: MKRIAFKFLILLAFTPIELLAEVTFKARLFSRQKNQGEAKANVLLFETKKFYKTDAEGYFEAIVPVPGTYTFRIIKVDGMQEIKGNVDASGQLVTLFIDAPASSGGIGIGGSSVSKGSINVTAEREKPILSRTTIKYDEIKRMPGTFGEPLRSLETIPGVVPAAAFGGGANNYVIRGADPNTNLYLVDDLPILYPFHFDGLSAVVNANLIKSIDVYTGVFPANYNNALGGVIHIDTVDKVDTSQRNVIISAWATSVNYMAPTFGGKGYIMAAARVGYLDKTFSELGSRLGASLPDGLRLPRFVDSQVKFVHNFTNEHQISFHSFTSKDDFALDAPAKSKNDPTKDPFASIAGGSISAGQGFRTQALRYTWKPTETFSNRLTLISYDPFTDFNVSLGSIKGKDRATGAYNGMRQDAFWDPNRHVSVEFGSEFRLLNYSSQGSSIVQTDPTNRSPNPYDTQNPAYRTIPTNIRAQGTYYNSYLTTKLRFGGFQFEPGVRYDYIPYVHHTALGPRGQASYKFEKGTTIFAGGGNFYNFPLDTRFNKDSGNPHLDFQKVFKYGGGIDQQLAGDYQIKGEVFKQEFSRLIVSDPYITDPIGTNPDPYGKIAQPFIVNKNLNYSNNGTGWSHGFELVLRKNSRPGTRNWFGWITYTWSQTFRNNNVFIQNPGDPPLTSDQRYLVQFYHNAKQTLFDYDRTNVINMVFGWRWSQEWQFGARWSYLTNTPYTPIVGDDGGRFSNPANGQTIWTPEYANNPFLAEYINSRRLKPYHRLDLRFDRFFNYEWGFVNTFFEIINVYLRENVNGQNFDNTRPYSATNPKPSPTFGTITLAGGVVIPFFNIGIEVKF, from the coding sequence ATGAAACGTATCGCCTTTAAATTCTTAATTCTATTGGCGTTTACGCCGATCGAACTTTTAGCCGAAGTCACATTCAAAGCTAGGCTATTTTCTCGCCAAAAAAACCAGGGCGAAGCTAAGGCAAATGTTCTCTTGTTCGAGACCAAGAAATTCTATAAAACCGATGCAGAAGGTTATTTCGAAGCAATCGTACCTGTCCCCGGCACATATACATTCCGAATCATTAAAGTGGACGGGATGCAGGAGATTAAGGGAAACGTGGATGCCTCCGGTCAACTCGTAACGCTATTTATCGATGCCCCGGCTTCTTCAGGCGGTATCGGGATCGGCGGGAGCAGCGTTTCTAAAGGATCCATTAACGTTACTGCGGAAAGGGAAAAACCGATCTTATCTCGAACCACGATCAAATACGACGAGATTAAACGTATGCCTGGAACCTTCGGGGAGCCTCTTCGTTCTCTAGAGACGATTCCGGGCGTAGTGCCGGCTGCGGCCTTCGGAGGCGGCGCAAATAATTACGTGATCCGAGGCGCGGATCCCAATACGAACTTATATTTAGTCGACGATCTTCCCATTTTATATCCGTTCCACTTCGACGGATTGAGCGCGGTCGTAAATGCGAATCTAATAAAATCCATCGACGTCTACACCGGCGTTTTTCCCGCTAATTACAATAACGCGTTGGGCGGGGTCATTCATATCGACACCGTCGATAAGGTGGATACTTCTCAACGAAATGTGATCATTTCCGCTTGGGCGACCAGCGTAAATTATATGGCTCCTACCTTCGGTGGAAAAGGTTATATTATGGCGGCGGCCCGAGTCGGATATCTGGATAAGACTTTTAGCGAACTAGGAAGCCGGTTAGGTGCAAGCTTACCCGACGGCCTTCGTCTTCCCAGATTCGTAGATTCGCAAGTTAAGTTCGTACATAACTTCACCAACGAACATCAAATTTCTTTCCACTCGTTCACGTCGAAGGACGACTTTGCACTCGACGCTCCGGCAAAATCAAAGAATGATCCGACTAAAGATCCGTTTGCGTCCATCGCTGGGGGAAGCATTTCCGCCGGGCAAGGATTTAGAACTCAAGCTCTTCGATATACGTGGAAACCGACTGAAACTTTCTCGAATCGATTGACTCTAATCAGCTACGATCCTTTCACCGATTTCAATGTTTCCCTAGGATCCATTAAGGGAAAAGATAGGGCTACCGGCGCGTACAATGGGATGCGACAAGACGCATTCTGGGATCCGAATCGCCATGTAAGCGTTGAATTCGGATCAGAGTTTAGGCTTTTGAATTATTCGTCTCAGGGTTCTTCCATCGTTCAGACCGATCCCACCAACCGAAGCCCCAATCCTTATGACACTCAAAATCCCGCGTACCGTACTATCCCGACTAATATTCGCGCGCAGGGGACTTACTACAATTCTTACTTAACGACAAAGCTTCGCTTCGGGGGATTCCAATTCGAGCCAGGGGTTCGTTACGATTATATTCCTTACGTTCATCATACTGCGTTAGGGCCTAGAGGACAGGCATCCTATAAATTCGAAAAAGGAACTACGATTTTTGCCGGGGGTGGAAATTTCTATAACTTCCCGCTGGATACTAGATTCAATAAGGATAGCGGAAATCCGCATTTGGATTTTCAAAAAGTTTTTAAATACGGCGGAGGTATAGATCAGCAACTAGCCGGCGATTACCAGATCAAAGGAGAAGTCTTTAAACAGGAATTCTCCAGACTAATCGTGAGTGATCCTTATATCACCGACCCGATCGGAACCAATCCGGATCCTTATGGAAAAATCGCTCAGCCTTTTATCGTAAATAAAAACTTAAATTATTCGAATAATGGGACAGGCTGGTCGCACGGATTTGAACTCGTACTTAGAAAAAATTCACGCCCGGGTACGCGGAATTGGTTCGGATGGATCACTTACACCTGGTCCCAGACATTTCGGAATAATAACGTATTTATACAAAATCCCGGTGATCCGCCTTTAACGTCCGATCAGAGGTATTTGGTCCAATTCTATCATAATGCCAAGCAGACACTGTTCGATTACGACCGAACAAACGTGATCAATATGGTTTTTGGATGGCGCTGGAGCCAGGAATGGCAATTTGGAGCGCGCTGGTCCTACTTGACGAACACACCCTATACTCCTATCGTAGGCGATGACGGGGGTAGGTTTAGCAACCCTGCGAACGGGCAGACCATTTGGACTCCCGAATACGCGAATAACCCCTTTCTCGCGGAGTACATAAATTCGCGAAGATTGAAACCGTACCATCGTTTGGACCTGAGGTTTGACCGATTCTTTAATTATGAATGGGGTTTTGTGAATACGTTTTTTGAAATCATCAACGTTTATCTACGGGAAAACGTGAACGGTCAAAATTTTGACAACACAAGGCCGTATTCTGCCACCAACCCGAAGCCTTCCCCTACCTTCGGGACAATCACTCTTGCCGGCGGCGTCGTTATCCCGTTCTTCAACATTGGAATTGAGGTAAAATTCTAA
- the scpA gene encoding methylmalonyl-CoA mutase, translated as MNRPIFDSNLKHSSSKETYADWSKEALDELGLSNLESRIWHTPEKIPVKPVYTAEDAKGLEHLEYAAGIPPYLRGPYSTMYVQQPWTIRQYAGFSTAEESNAFYRRNLAAGQKGLSVAFDLATHRGYDSDHERVVGDVGKAGVAIDSVLDMKVLFDQIPLDQMSVSMTMNGAVIPILAFYIVAAEEQGVKPELLSGTIQNDILKEFMVRNTYIYPPEPSMRIIADIFQYTTKYMPKFNSISISGYHMQEAGATADLELAYTLADGLEYLRTGIKAGMDVDSFAPRLSFFWAIGMNHFMEIAKMRAGRLLWAKIVKSFQPKNNKSLALRTHCQTSGWSLTEQDPFNNVARTCIEALAAALGHTQSLHTNALDEAIALPTDFSARIARNTQIYLQEETNIHRVVDPWGGSFYVESLTNDLAHRAWDLIQEVEKLGGIAKAIETGIPKMRIEEAAARKQARIDSGRDIIVGINRYRPSKENPLDILDIDNTAVRESQIRKLNELKKNRDAGAVQSALDAITKCAGGGQGNLLDLAVDAARKRATLGEISFAMEKVFGRYKAITHSITGVYSEEIMDDPDFKKAKTLSEKFSKLEGRQPRIMVAKMGQDGHDRGAKVISTSFADMGFDVDIGPLFQTPAEAAKQAVENDVHILGVSSLAAGHKTLVPQVIQELKRLGRDDILVIAGGVIPQQDYEFLYKAGVNGIFGPGTKISKAGVDILELLIKTAEGV; from the coding sequence ATGAACCGACCCATATTCGACTCTAATCTTAAGCATTCTAGTTCAAAGGAAACGTACGCCGATTGGTCGAAGGAGGCCTTGGATGAATTAGGACTTTCTAATTTAGAATCCAGAATCTGGCACACCCCGGAGAAAATTCCGGTTAAACCCGTTTACACTGCCGAAGATGCCAAAGGACTCGAGCACCTGGAATATGCTGCGGGAATTCCACCTTACCTTAGGGGACCGTATTCGACCATGTATGTCCAGCAACCCTGGACAATCCGACAATATGCCGGATTTTCGACGGCAGAAGAATCCAACGCGTTCTATCGCAGGAACCTGGCTGCGGGACAGAAAGGTCTATCGGTCGCGTTCGATTTGGCGACCCATAGAGGGTATGACTCGGATCACGAGCGAGTCGTTGGAGACGTAGGAAAAGCGGGCGTAGCAATCGATTCCGTTTTGGATATGAAGGTTCTTTTCGACCAAATACCGTTGGATCAAATGTCCGTATCGATGACTATGAATGGTGCTGTCATTCCGATTCTTGCCTTCTATATCGTAGCCGCCGAAGAACAAGGCGTAAAACCGGAACTACTTTCCGGAACCATCCAAAACGATATCCTGAAAGAATTCATGGTACGGAATACTTACATTTATCCGCCTGAACCTTCCATGAGGATTATCGCGGATATTTTTCAGTACACCACGAAGTACATGCCTAAGTTCAATTCGATCTCGATTTCCGGATATCATATGCAGGAGGCGGGAGCGACCGCCGATTTGGAATTGGCTTATACTTTAGCGGACGGGCTCGAGTATCTTAGGACGGGAATCAAAGCCGGAATGGACGTGGATAGTTTCGCACCGCGGCTTTCGTTTTTTTGGGCAATCGGAATGAATCATTTCATGGAAATTGCGAAGATGCGCGCGGGGCGCTTGCTCTGGGCAAAAATCGTCAAAAGTTTCCAACCTAAAAATAACAAGTCGCTCGCATTGAGAACCCATTGCCAAACTTCCGGTTGGAGCTTAACCGAACAGGATCCGTTTAATAACGTCGCAAGAACTTGCATTGAAGCGTTGGCCGCAGCCTTAGGACATACTCAATCGTTACACACGAATGCGCTGGACGAAGCCATCGCTCTTCCCACCGACTTTTCCGCAAGGATCGCAAGGAACACTCAGATCTATCTGCAGGAAGAAACGAATATTCATAGAGTAGTCGATCCTTGGGGCGGGTCGTTCTACGTGGAATCTCTTACGAACGATTTAGCTCATCGTGCTTGGGACCTGATCCAGGAAGTGGAAAAATTGGGTGGAATCGCAAAAGCGATCGAAACCGGTATTCCCAAAATGAGGATCGAAGAAGCCGCCGCGCGGAAGCAAGCTAGAATCGACTCAGGAAGGGATATAATCGTGGGGATTAATCGATATCGGCCGAGTAAGGAGAACCCGCTTGATATATTAGATATCGATAATACGGCCGTTCGTGAATCCCAAATTCGCAAATTAAACGAACTTAAAAAGAATCGCGATGCCGGCGCCGTTCAATCGGCCTTGGATGCGATTACTAAATGTGCCGGAGGCGGACAGGGGAATTTACTGGATCTCGCAGTGGATGCGGCCAGAAAACGGGCGACTCTCGGAGAAATCTCCTTTGCTATGGAGAAAGTCTTCGGCCGTTACAAAGCGATCACCCATTCCATCACCGGAGTCTACTCGGAGGAAATTATGGACGATCCCGACTTTAAGAAGGCTAAAACTTTGTCCGAGAAATTCTCCAAATTGGAAGGACGTCAGCCTAGGATTATGGTCGCGAAGATGGGACAGGACGGACATGATCGGGGAGCGAAAGTCATCTCTACTAGTTTTGCCGATATGGGATTCGACGTGGATATAGGTCCGCTCTTTCAAACTCCCGCCGAAGCGGCCAAACAAGCGGTGGAAAACGACGTGCATATTTTGGGTGTTTCCAGTCTTGCTGCCGGTCATAAAACGCTGGTACCTCAGGTAATCCAGGAACTAAAACGTTTAGGTAGGGATGATATTCTCGTAATTGCCGGCGGAGTGATTCCACAACAAGATTACGAATTTCTATATAAGGCGGGAGTAAACGGTATCTTCGGACCCGGAACAAAAATCTCGAAGGCCGGAGTGGATATCCTGGAACTTCTGATCAAAACCGCCGAAGGTGTTTAG
- the meaB gene encoding methylmalonyl Co-A mutase-associated GTPase MeaB: MPESEKKRESLLRGGGHRKALPELGTFVKGILDGDRVLLSRAITLVESTLHSHQEMAEQIIERCLPHSGKSIRIGITGIPGVGKSTFIETFGNLLVQKSRKLAVLTVDPTSQLSKGSILGDKTRMETLSRREEVFIRPTPSGDSLGGVARKTRETIFLCEAAGFDTILIETVGVGQSETAVHSMTDIFLLLLIAGAGDELQGIKRGIMEMADLIAITKADGENALRAERARSETLSAIHFLPPHESGAPTNALTCSALTGQGIQELWLEILKYIEIVRANGYFEENRKDQAKHWLQESVQSLLIEDFREKLESEFLLAEQKVTRGEESSLKAARDLLRLYRKG, translated from the coding sequence GTGCCTGAATCGGAGAAAAAAAGAGAAAGCCTTCTCAGAGGCGGCGGCCATCGAAAGGCTCTTCCGGAACTCGGTACGTTCGTAAAAGGAATTTTAGACGGAGATCGAGTTTTACTCAGTCGGGCAATCACCCTCGTAGAGAGTACTCTGCATTCCCATCAAGAAATGGCGGAACAAATTATCGAGCGTTGTCTTCCCCATTCCGGAAAGAGTATCCGAATCGGAATCACCGGAATTCCGGGTGTCGGAAAAAGTACGTTCATCGAAACCTTCGGAAATCTCCTGGTTCAAAAAAGTAGAAAGCTCGCGGTATTAACCGTAGATCCTACTTCGCAGCTCTCAAAGGGTTCCATTCTTGGAGATAAGACTCGAATGGAAACTCTTTCCAGGCGGGAGGAAGTGTTTATCCGGCCGACTCCTTCAGGAGATTCTCTTGGAGGGGTGGCTCGTAAAACTAGGGAAACTATTTTCCTATGCGAGGCGGCGGGCTTCGATACTATCTTAATTGAAACGGTCGGAGTCGGCCAATCGGAAACAGCCGTTCATTCAATGACGGACATCTTTTTACTTTTACTCATTGCGGGTGCGGGCGACGAATTGCAGGGAATTAAAAGAGGCATTATGGAGATGGCCGATTTAATCGCGATCACGAAGGCCGACGGAGAAAACGCGCTGAGAGCAGAGCGCGCCAGATCGGAAACTTTATCGGCGATTCATTTTCTTCCGCCTCACGAATCGGGCGCCCCTACGAATGCACTGACATGCTCGGCGCTGACGGGCCAAGGGATTCAGGAACTTTGGCTCGAAATTTTAAAATATATCGAAATCGTGCGCGCGAACGGATATTTTGAAGAAAATAGAAAAGATCAGGCTAAACACTGGCTACAAGAATCGGTCCAATCTCTCTTAATAGAAGATTTTCGGGAAAAACTAGAATCGGAATTTCTGTTAGCGGAACAAAAAGTCACTCGAGGTGAGGAAAGTTCGCTAAAAGCTGCCAGAGATTTACTTCGGCTCTACCGAAAAGGTTGA
- a CDS encoding LIC20211 family lipoprotein, whose translation MPLPFVRILVVTAFIGILSACATSSAGLSTSTVPMADKKYTVLGPVEGMKYWITFDVAIIGIPLKSPPIDILLEELQKEKEADALINLRYWTDKYIFLFLTLNRLHISAEAVRFDGVVSNPVLPPEPKRKGR comes from the coding sequence ATGCCTCTTCCGTTTGTAAGAATCCTAGTTGTAACCGCTTTTATCGGGATTCTTTCCGCCTGCGCAACTTCCAGCGCCGGTCTTTCGACAAGTACCGTACCGATGGCTGACAAAAAATATACGGTGTTAGGTCCCGTAGAAGGCATGAAATATTGGATCACGTTCGATGTCGCAATTATCGGGATCCCTTTAAAATCCCCTCCGATCGATATCCTTTTGGAAGAACTTCAAAAAGAAAAAGAAGCCGACGCATTGATCAATCTGCGATACTGGACGGATAAATATATCTTTCTCTTCCTAACCCTGAATCGTCTGCATATTTCAGCGGAGGCGGTTCGTTTTGATGGAGTCGTTTCAAATCCCGTGTTGCCGCCTGAACCGAAACGAAAAGGACGATAA
- a CDS encoding MotA/TolQ/ExbB proton channel family protein has translation MNFEILVEVGESAIFIIMIIASIIAVAVAVERGIVFFKNTKDSKNLLPEIVQTIRNGDISKAAKFTEIHPENVYARFASFSAEHSKGGKDSLAELMEGKAIGERVEFETRLSILNTLGNNAPFIGLLGTVFGVINAFYRLGTLGNTGAEVVMRSISTALLATAAGLAVAIPVVMANNYFTRKLKIIQSNLDILSKEFLANLSRK, from the coding sequence ATGAACTTTGAGATACTTGTAGAAGTCGGAGAATCGGCGATCTTTATCATCATGATTATTGCAAGCATCATCGCCGTTGCTGTCGCCGTTGAACGCGGTATTGTCTTCTTCAAAAATACGAAAGATTCTAAGAACCTTTTGCCCGAAATCGTTCAAACGATTCGAAACGGAGATATCTCCAAAGCGGCAAAATTCACCGAAATTCATCCTGAAAACGTTTATGCTCGATTTGCAAGTTTCTCGGCAGAGCATTCCAAAGGCGGAAAAGACAGCTTAGCAGAACTGATGGAAGGAAAAGCGATCGGGGAACGAGTCGAATTTGAGACGCGACTTTCGATTTTGAATACCTTAGGGAATAACGCTCCGTTTATAGGACTTCTCGGAACGGTTTTCGGAGTCATCAACGCGTTTTATAGATTAGGAACGTTAGGCAATACCGGTGCGGAAGTGGTCATGCGAAGCATCTCAACCGCTCTACTAGCGACGGCGGCGGGACTCGCAGTGGCAATTCCCGTCGTCATGGCAAATAACTATTTCACTCGAAAGCTGAAAATTATCCAATCCAACTTAGATATCCTTTCAAAGGAGTTTCTAGCAAACCTTTCCCGGAAATAA